CACCGCGGAGGCGCTGCGCTGGCTGACCTGGCGCGCCGCGTCGGCCTGGCCGGCGGCGGTGGCGGCCATGTCGGTGCTGGCATGCACGGTGCTGGTGATCTGCTCCATCGAGGAGGCGGTCTGCTGCAGATTGCTGGCCTGGGTCTCGGTGCGGCCCGACAGGTCCTGATTCCCGGCCGAGATCGCCTGCGAGCCCTGGCGCACCTGCATCACGCCGATGCGGGCATCGCGCACGATCGACATCAGGTTGACGTTCAGCTGCGCCAGCGCCGCGGTGGCGCGGCCGATCTCGTCGCGTCGCGTGCTCTTGATGTGCTGGGTCAGGTCGCCGGCCGCGATGCGGTTGGCGAAGCGCACCAGCGATTCGATCGGCGCGATCGCGGTGCCGCGCAGATACCAACCGCCCAGCAGGGCCAGCAGCGCGATGCCCAGCGCGCCCCCGCCGATCGCCCAGCCGCCGCTGTCCGCCAGGCCATGGCCCAGCCACAGGCCGGAGAGCCCCGCGAGCAGCACGGTCAGGCTCATGCGCGCGCCCAGGCTCAGGCGCAGCGCGTCGCGCACGCGCCCGCCCAGCGAGATGTCGACCAGCTGGCCCTGGCGCAGCCGCATCGAGCCGCCGTCGCCCTGCTGGCGCATGCGGGCGTACAGGGCCTCGGCGGCCTGCACCTCGTGGCGCTCGGGCTCGGTGCGCACCGACATGAAGCCGTTGGGCTGGCCGCGTTCGTCCAGCAGCGGCGTCACATTGGCCTGCACCCAGTAGAAGTCGCCGTCCTTGCGGCGGTTCTTCACCATCGCCGACCAGGGCTGGCCGCTCTGGATGGTCTCCCACATGTCGCGGAAGGCTTCGGGCGGCATGTCCGGATGCCGGATCATGTTGTGGGGCTGGCCCAGCAGTTCGGCGCGCTCATAGCCGCTGACCGAGATGAAGGCGCTGTTGCAGTAGAGGATGCGCCCCTGGAGGTCGGTGGTGGAAACCAGCGTCTCGCCGCGTGGGAACGGGAATTCGCGCTGGGTCACGGGCCCATTGTTTCGCATGAGGACACCCCCTGTTGCCAAGCCGCATCGCGGCGAAAGCCTGTCCGGCGGCGCACGGGAACTTTTTGCTTCCCTTTTGTGCGCATAGCGAGCATAGCGGCGCGACGGGGGCGCCGCCAACAAATTTTGTTGCAGAAAAACGAAGCCCGCCGGAGGGCGGGCTTGGGGCTCGGAGCTCAGTCACGCCGCTTGCGGGCGGCTTGGCCTTCACATGGCGTCGCCGAGCCTGCGGGGGCTCGGCTCGGTCCATGTTCAGTCCTCGTTGCGGAACACCAGCTTGACCTCGTGGGTCTGCTTCTCGCCGCTGGCCTCGAAGCGCCAGTCCATCAGCGCGCGGGTGACGGCGCGGTCGAACACGCGGCGCGGCTCGGCTTCGACGATGCTGACCTCGGTGACCTTGCCCTCGCCGTCGATCGACATCTTGGCCTTGACCACGCCGCTGCTGATCGATTGCTGGGCGGCCTCGCGCGGGAACTCGGGCGGGACCTTCTTGATGACCTTGGGCGTCGAGGCCTGGGCGGCGAAGGTGGCGGCCAGCGCGGTGGCGGCCAGGATCTTGCCCAGGGTGGAAAGGGGATGCTGCTTCATGCGGAACCTCGTGAGTGCGATGAATGGGGAAGAAGAAGGAAGGGCGGTTGCTAGCTCAGGCCGCGCTCGGCGCGGCGCGGAAGAAGCCGACCGCGTCCAGCAGGCGCGAGGAGCTCTGCTTGAGTTCGTCGGTCGAGCGGCTCAGCTCGTCGACCAGGGTGGTGTTCTGCTGCGTGGTCTGGTCCAGCTCGCTCATCGCGCTGTTGACCACGCCGACGCCGGCGGCCTGTTCCTGGGCCGAATGCGAGATCTCCTCGATCAACTGGCCCATGTTGTTGACCTCGTCGACCACCGAGCGGATGGTCGCGCCGGCGTTGTTGACCAGCTCGGTGCCGGCCTCGACCTTGACGGACGACTCCTGGATCAGCACCTTGATCTCCTTGGCGGCCTGGGCGCTGCGCGAGGCCAGCGCGCGCACCTCGGAGGCGACCACCGCGAAGCCCTTGCCATGCTCGCCGGCGCGTGCGGCCTCGACCGCGGCGTTCAGCGCCAGGATGTTGGTCTGGAAAGCGATGCCGTCGATCACGCCGATGATGTCGCCGATCTTCTTCGAGCTCTGGCTGATCGCTTCCATCGTCGTCACGACCTCGGTCACCACCGCGCCGCCGGCCGAGGCCGACTGGCGCGCCTTGCTGGCGATGCCGGCGGCCTTGCGGGTCAGCTGGCTGGCGCCGTTCAGATTCGAGGCGATCTGCTCGACGGAGGCGGCGGTGTTCTGCAGGCTCGCGGCGGAGCGCGCGGTGCGGTCCGACAGGTCCTGGTTGTTGCCGGCGATCAGGCCGGAGTTGTGCGCCACCTCGCCGGCGGCCGAGCTGACGCTCTGCACCACGCCGGACAGCGCCAGCTGCATGTCGCGCATCGCGGCGAGCATCTGCGACAGCTCGTCGCTGCCCTCGACCTCGATGCGCTGGGTCAGGTCGCCGGCGGCGATCGCCTGCGCGGCGGACTGGGCCTTGCGCGCCGGCAGCACGATCGAGCGGGCGATCGTGAAGCCGCCGCCGCCGCCGATCGCGACGGCCGCGATCACCATCACCGCGGTCACCAGCATCGAGTTGCGGGCCAGCTCGCCGCCGGAGACGGCCAGGGTGCGGGCGTTCTCGAACTGCAGATCCACCAGGCCCTTCAGGCCGTTCTGGTAGGCCTGCTGAGCCGGGCGCACGTCGGTGATCAGGCTCTCGCGCGATTCGTCCGGGTTGCCGGCCTCGGCCACCTTGCGGAACTTGGCGACCGCGGCCATGAACTTGGTCTCGGTCTCGCGCACCTGGGCGATCAGCTCCTTCTCCTTGGCGTCGTTGCCGGCGCCCAGGCTGGAGAGCTGCTTCTCGGTGTCGGCGATGGCCTCGTCGATCGCGGCGTTCTGGCGCTTGATCTGGCGTGCCTCGTCGAGCAGGATCAGGTCGCGCGCGGCGCGGGCGATCACGTTGACATTGCCCTCCAGCGCGTTCGCTGCGGCAATCTTCACCAGGCTGGTGTTGGCGGTGCTGTCCAGGTCATGGGCCAGGCGGCTGGCGTTCTGGGCGCCGAAAGCGCCGATCGCAATCAGCAGCAGCAGGAGCAGGGCGTAGCTGACGAACAGGCGTTGGCTGATGCGCAGCTGTGACAGAAGCTTCATCTGAAGATCCCTCGGTTCGATCAAATCAAAGATGTTTTTCTTGCGCCCAGCGGTACGGGGCGTGCCCGCACTATCGGTGGGAATGCACTCCGCTTGAGGGGGTGTGATTCAGGCCCGCGTAAGCCACGTGATAAAGATCGCAGTTACAAGCCGAAACCAAGGGTTTATCCGGGTCCATGCAAAAGGCCCGCCGTCGCCCTCGAGGGCGGCCGGCGGGCCTGGGGTCAGGTCTTGCCTCGGGTTACTTGTGCTGCAGCACGTCGAGCGGACGGATGTCGCCGGCCTTGTTGCCCCAGCTGTTGCGCAGATGGCTGGCCACCGCGGCGATCTCGTGGTCGCTCAGCACGCCGGCGAAGGGCGGCATGCCGAAGGGGCGCGGGTTGCCGGCGGTGGCCGGCGCGAAGCCGCCGCGCAGCATGATGCGCAGCACATTGGCGCCGCTGTCCATCGTCACCGCACGGTTGCCGGCCAGCGCCGGATAGATGCCCGGCACGCCCTCGCCCTGCGCGCCATGGCAGCTGGCGCAATGCTGCTCGTAGAGCTTGGCGCCCAGCTCGCGCAGGCCCGGCTCGGGGCGCGGCGGTTTGGCGCGCGCGTGGGCCTGCAGCGGCAGGCCGCGCAGATAGCTGCTCATCGCGTCCAGGTCGGCATCGCTCAGGTGCTGGGTGCTGCCCAGCACCACCTCGGCCATCGGGCCGAGCGCGGTCGCATGCTCGTTGCGGCCGCTGCGCAGCCATTGGCGCAGCGCCTCGGGGCTCCAGCGCGCGACGCTGGCCTCGGCGGTGTCATGCAGCGAGGGCGCATACCAGCCCAGGCCCTCGAGCAAGCCGCCGCTGAAGTCGGCCGGCCCGCCGTTGGCGCCCAGGCCGTTGCGCGGCGCATGGCAGGCGCTGCAATGGCCCAGGCCCTGCACCAGATAGGCGCCGCGGTTCCAGACCTCGCCGCGGCCGGGGTCGGGTCTGAACACCTCGGGCCGGAAGTACAGCGCGCGCCAGACGGCCAGCGCGGCCTGGGTGTTGTAGGGGAAGCGCAGCTCCGACTCGCGCCGCGGCTGCGCCACCGGCGCCAGGCTCTGCAGATAGGCGAACAGCGCGTCGCTGTCGGCGCGGGTCACCAGCGCGTAATTGGTGTAGGGGAAGGCCGGGCTGAGCAGCCGGCCGTCGCGCCCGCGTCCGTTGTGCAGCGCGCGCCAGAAGTCGTCGGCATCCCAGGCGCCCAGGCCGGTCTCGGCATGCGGGGTCAGGTTGGGCGCGAACACCGCGCCGAAGGGCGTCGGCACCGCGCGGCCGCCGGCGTAGGCTTGGCCGCCGCGGGTGGTGTGGCAGCCCATGCAGTTGCCGGCGCGCGCCAGGTAGGCGCCGCGCTCGACCAGGGCCGGCGTGGCGCGGAAGGCATCGGCGCCCGCCGGTTGCTCGTCCAGGCGGTTCAGGCCGTAGATCGCCGCGGCGCCGGCCGCGCCGAGCAGCAACAGGGCGGCCGCGACCCAGCGGCGGGCGCGGCTCATCGCAGGCCTCCGCATTGCAGCGGCAGCGGCGCGGCATGTGTCGCTGCCGGCTTGGGATCGGGCGGTAGCGGTCGCGCGGCCAGCCATTGGGAGACCGCGTTGATCTCCTCGGGGTTCAGGCGCTTGGCGATGCCGGCCATGCAGTCCGGCGCCACCGCGTGGCGCTGGCCGCTGCGCCAGGCGCCGAGCTGGCCGTTCAGATAATCGCGCGGCAGGCCCAGCAGGCCGGGGATGAAGGGCGCGACGCCGGTCAGCTTCTCGCCATGGCAGGCCACGCAGGCCGGGATGCCGCGCGCCTTGTCGCCCTGCAGCGCCAGCGCCTCGCCGCGCGCCAGGGCGGTGGGCTCCACCGTGGGGCGCTGCGGCGGCGCATAGGGCAGATCCAGGCCGGCGAAATAGCCGGCCA
This genomic stretch from Roseateles sp. DAIF2 harbors:
- a CDS encoding methyl-accepting chemotaxis protein; protein product: MTQREFPFPRGETLVSTTDLQGRILYCNSAFISVSGYERAELLGQPHNMIRHPDMPPEAFRDMWETIQSGQPWSAMVKNRRKDGDFYWVQANVTPLLDERGQPNGFMSVRTEPERHEVQAAEALYARMRQQGDGGSMRLRQGQLVDISLGGRVRDALRLSLGARMSLTVLLAGLSGLWLGHGLADSGGWAIGGGALGIALLALLGGWYLRGTAIAPIESLVRFANRIAAGDLTQHIKSTRRDEIGRATAALAQLNVNLMSIVRDARIGVMQVRQGSQAISAGNQDLSGRTETQASNLQQTASSMEQITSTVHASTDMAATAAGQADAARQVSQRSASAVAAVATTMQNISEASARIADIIQVVDSIAFQTNILALNAAVEAARAGEQGRGFAVVAAEVRTLAQRTSEAAKEVRGLIQASSERVAEGGNQVQNASRAMGEVQHAVEEVHGLITRISQGMNEQMQGMDQINASVAQLDSLTQQNAALVEQVSAAALGLNEKAQEVANSVSVFRLQGQAGEAPPDAVALRRAAKLARA
- a CDS encoding energy transducer TonB, which produces MKQHPLSTLGKILAATALAATFAAQASTPKVIKKVPPEFPREAAQQSISSGVVKAKMSIDGEGKVTEVSIVEAEPRRVFDRAVTRALMDWRFEASGEKQTHEVKLVFRNED
- a CDS encoding c-type cytochrome, whose product is MLPSPRQIPLLLLLSLLGGAPAAAPRVEDSLAQRAQACLPCHGKEGRAAADGYYPRLAGKPQGYLYKQLLNFRDGRRDYGLMSELIAPLSDAYLLELAGYFAGLDLPYAPPQRPTVEPTALARGEALALQGDKARGIPACVACHGEKLTGVAPFIPGLLGLPRDYLNGQLGAWRSGQRHAVAPDCMAGIAKRLNPEEINAVSQWLAARPLPPDPKPAATHAAPLPLQCGGLR
- a CDS encoding cytochrome c; translation: MSRARRWVAAALLLLGAAGAAAIYGLNRLDEQPAGADAFRATPALVERGAYLARAGNCMGCHTTRGGQAYAGGRAVPTPFGAVFAPNLTPHAETGLGAWDADDFWRALHNGRGRDGRLLSPAFPYTNYALVTRADSDALFAYLQSLAPVAQPRRESELRFPYNTQAALAVWRALYFRPEVFRPDPGRGEVWNRGAYLVQGLGHCSACHAPRNGLGANGGPADFSGGLLEGLGWYAPSLHDTAEASVARWSPEALRQWLRSGRNEHATALGPMAEVVLGSTQHLSDADLDAMSSYLRGLPLQAHARAKPPRPEPGLRELGAKLYEQHCASCHGAQGEGVPGIYPALAGNRAVTMDSGANVLRIMLRGGFAPATAGNPRPFGMPPFAGVLSDHEIAAVASHLRNSWGNKAGDIRPLDVLQHK
- a CDS encoding methyl-accepting chemotaxis protein gives rise to the protein MKLLSQLRISQRLFVSYALLLLLLIAIGAFGAQNASRLAHDLDSTANTSLVKIAAANALEGNVNVIARAARDLILLDEARQIKRQNAAIDEAIADTEKQLSSLGAGNDAKEKELIAQVRETETKFMAAVAKFRKVAEAGNPDESRESLITDVRPAQQAYQNGLKGLVDLQFENARTLAVSGGELARNSMLVTAVMVIAAVAIGGGGGFTIARSIVLPARKAQSAAQAIAAGDLTQRIEVEGSDELSQMLAAMRDMQLALSGVVQSVSSAAGEVAHNSGLIAGNNQDLSDRTARSAASLQNTAASVEQIASNLNGASQLTRKAAGIASKARQSASAGGAVVTEVVTTMEAISQSSKKIGDIIGVIDGIAFQTNILALNAAVEAARAGEHGKGFAVVASEVRALASRSAQAAKEIKVLIQESSVKVEAGTELVNNAGATIRSVVDEVNNMGQLIEEISHSAQEQAAGVGVVNSAMSELDQTTQQNTTLVDELSRSTDELKQSSSRLLDAVGFFRAAPSAA